AACGCAGGGTATGAAACATTAGAAATGTTTTTTGTTTTTAATGTTGTCAACAGCTGTGGAATAGGCAAAAACACCATTAAAATTACAGAGAGAATACCAAAAATTAAAATTGCTACTTGCATTTTCCTC
This Mycoplasmopsis cynos DNA region includes the following protein-coding sequences:
- a CDS encoding PQ-loop domain-containing transporter, with the translated sequence MQVAILIFGILSVILMVFLPIPQLLTTLKTKNISNVSYPAFFIYYTGGAIFVAVMTMLKKNWP